Proteins encoded together in one Mycolicibacter minnesotensis window:
- the secY gene encoding preprotein translocase subunit SecY — MFSAFISALRTVDLRRKILFALGIIVIYRLGAAIPSPGVDYQNVQQCIKEVSGGDAAQVYSLINLFSGGALLQLTVFAIGVMPYITASIIVQLLTVVIPRFEELRKEGQSGQNKMTQYTRYLTVALAVLQATSIVALAANGGLLQTCSLRHDIIADHSIFTLMVIVLVMTSGAVLVMWLGELITERGIGNGMSLLIFVGIAARIPIEGKTILDARGAVVFTMVLLAALAIVVGVVFVEQGQRRIPVQYAKRMVGRRMYGGTSTYLPLKVNQAGVIPVIFASSLIYIPQLITQLVHSGSANPGNSWWDKFVSTYLSDPSNFVYIALYFGLIIFFTYFYVSITFNPDERADEMKKFGGFIPGIRPGRPTADYLRYVLSRITLPGSIYLGVISVLPNLFLHMGSSGTVQNLPFGGTAVLIMIGVGLDTVKQIESQLMQRNYEGFLK; from the coding sequence GTGTTCTCGGCTTTCATCTCAGCGCTGCGGACGGTTGACCTGAGGCGCAAGATCCTTTTTGCGCTGGGCATCATCGTGATCTACCGGCTGGGTGCGGCCATCCCGTCGCCCGGGGTCGACTACCAGAACGTGCAGCAGTGCATCAAGGAAGTCAGCGGTGGCGACGCCGCGCAGGTGTACTCGCTGATCAACCTGTTCTCCGGCGGCGCGCTGCTTCAGTTGACAGTGTTCGCGATCGGCGTGATGCCCTACATCACCGCCAGCATCATCGTGCAGCTGCTCACCGTGGTGATCCCGCGTTTCGAAGAGCTGCGTAAAGAAGGCCAGTCCGGCCAGAACAAGATGACGCAGTACACCCGGTACCTGACCGTTGCGCTGGCCGTTCTGCAGGCCACCAGCATCGTGGCGCTGGCCGCCAACGGCGGCCTGCTGCAGACCTGCAGCCTGCGCCACGACATCATCGCCGACCACAGCATCTTCACCCTGATGGTCATCGTGCTGGTGATGACCTCCGGCGCGGTGCTGGTGATGTGGCTCGGTGAGCTCATCACCGAGCGCGGCATCGGCAACGGTATGTCGCTGCTGATCTTCGTCGGCATCGCCGCCCGCATCCCGATCGAGGGCAAGACCATCCTCGACGCCCGCGGCGCCGTGGTGTTCACGATGGTCCTGCTGGCAGCCCTGGCCATCGTGGTCGGCGTGGTCTTCGTGGAGCAGGGCCAGCGTCGTATCCCCGTGCAATACGCCAAGCGCATGGTGGGCCGGCGGATGTACGGCGGTACCTCGACCTACCTGCCGCTGAAGGTCAACCAGGCCGGCGTTATCCCGGTCATCTTCGCCTCGTCGCTGATCTACATTCCGCAGCTGATCACCCAATTGGTTCACAGCGGCAGCGCCAACCCCGGTAACAGCTGGTGGGACAAGTTCGTCAGCACCTACCTGTCCGATCCGTCGAACTTCGTCTATATCGCCCTGTACTTCGGTCTGATCATCTTCTTCACGTACTTCTACGTGTCGATCACGTTCAACCCCGACGAGCGTGCCGACGAGATGAAGAAGTTCGGTGGCTTCATTCCCGGCATCCGGCCGGGCCGCCCGACCGCGGACTACCTGCGCTACGTGCTCAGCCGGATCACCCTGCCGGGCTCGATCTACCTCGGCGTCATCTCGGTGCTGCCCAACCTGTTCCTGCACATGGGAAGCTCGGGCACCGTTCAGAACCTGCCGTTCGGCGGCACCGCGGTACTGATCATGATCGGCGTCGGCCTGGACACGGTGAAGCAGATCGAGAGCCAGCTCATGCAGCGCAACTACGAAGGGTTCCTCAAGTGA
- a CDS encoding adenylate kinase, which translates to MRVVLLGPPGAGKGTQAVKLSEKLGVPQISTGDLFRHNIAEGTELGKQAKQYLDAGDLVPPELTNALVEDRLDQPDAAEGFILDGYPRSVEQAEALHAMLERRQTQLDAVLEFRVTESELLKRLKERGRADDTADVIHNRMMIYREETTPLLDYYQDEHDLHVVDALGTLDEVFARALSALGQ; encoded by the coding sequence GTGAGAGTCGTACTTCTGGGACCGCCGGGGGCAGGCAAGGGCACCCAGGCGGTGAAGCTCTCGGAGAAGCTGGGCGTCCCACAGATCTCCACCGGTGACCTGTTCCGCCACAACATCGCCGAGGGCACCGAACTGGGCAAGCAGGCCAAGCAGTACCTCGACGCCGGCGACTTGGTGCCGCCCGAGCTGACCAATGCACTCGTCGAAGACCGGCTCGACCAGCCCGATGCCGCAGAAGGATTCATCCTGGACGGCTACCCCCGCTCGGTGGAGCAGGCCGAGGCGCTGCACGCCATGCTGGAGCGCCGTCAGACCCAGCTGGATGCGGTGCTGGAGTTCCGGGTCACCGAGAGCGAACTGCTCAAGCGACTCAAGGAACGTGGTCGCGCCGACGACACCGCCGACGTCATCCACAACCGCATGATGATCTACCGCGAAGAGACCACGCCACTGCTGGACTACTACCAGGACGAACACGACCTGCACGTGGTGGATGCACTCGGCACGCTTGACGAGGTGTTCGCCCGCGCACTCAGCGCACTGGGGCAATAG
- a CDS encoding DUF4389 domain-containing protein has protein sequence MSLPAPDDPAPGPGERPPADPVRVRGAFDSPSRWLWLIKWCVLATPHYPILLVLYLVYLPLTVIAGVAILISGRYPRPLFDFNVGVLRWSWRVMNYRFPMNSTDRYPPFTLASRPDYPADLQVDYPDRLDNRTVLVKSWLLGLPQVLMCWALEPVLQLLCVITALTLLITGTIPAGMSDLLLGIVRWRYRVAVYVSLMRDEYPPFRLDQGERWATDGAA, from the coding sequence ATGTCGCTTCCCGCACCTGACGATCCGGCCCCCGGCCCCGGCGAGCGGCCGCCGGCCGATCCGGTGCGGGTACGCGGCGCGTTCGACAGTCCATCGCGCTGGCTGTGGCTGATCAAATGGTGTGTGCTGGCCACGCCGCACTATCCGATCCTGTTGGTCCTGTATCTGGTCTATCTGCCGCTTACTGTGATCGCCGGCGTCGCGATACTTATCTCCGGGCGCTATCCGCGCCCGCTATTCGACTTCAATGTGGGCGTGCTGCGCTGGTCCTGGCGCGTCATGAACTACCGGTTTCCGATGAACAGCACCGACCGGTACCCGCCGTTCACCCTGGCTTCGCGGCCCGACTATCCGGCCGATCTGCAGGTCGACTATCCCGACCGGCTGGACAATCGGACGGTGTTGGTCAAGTCGTGGTTGTTGGGTTTGCCGCAGGTCCTGATGTGCTGGGCCTTGGAGCCGGTGCTGCAGTTGTTGTGCGTCATCACGGCGTTGACGTTGTTGATCACCGGAACCATCCCCGCCGGCATGTCCGATCTGTTGCTGGGGATCGTTCGCTGGCGCTATCGGGTGGCGGTCTACGTCTCGTTGATGCGTGACGAGTACCCGCCGTTCCGGTTGGATCAAGGCGAGCGGTGGGCGACCGATGGCGCGGCGTAA
- a CDS encoding FAD-dependent oxidoreductase gives MLRDGHDVTVFEQRPHLQSGGGAVTIWPNGATVLDQLGVDMAGAGQELSAVRVMTSTGRRLATLDVAAMAQGLGAPVRMVPRRVLLQRLVEDLPAERIRYDAQVVGVSGTDSAARIDFADGSCIDGDLLIGADGLHSMVREHVGAPPAESTGWCSWQGLVSLPRPVEDPRAALMIVGRQGNLGLWPAGGSELQWWFDLPWSPDFVRPPCPIDLIRARFEGWSDPVDQMLAVLTDADLAGSPYPHFRHPIPGAGRGALTLVGDAAHTMPPTMAQGTNQALLDTMVLCRTLARLRTTSGVELSRALRRYEQARRRKVAAVSRMTALQLSHSEMVLRPAAWIPDRLHTWGLTLFLRSVSHRRMASEINRSLGLAGAGQPAGRTTDRRH, from the coding sequence ATGCTGCGCGACGGCCACGACGTCACAGTCTTTGAACAACGGCCCCACCTGCAGTCCGGCGGCGGCGCCGTGACCATCTGGCCCAACGGTGCGACGGTGCTGGACCAACTGGGCGTGGACATGGCCGGAGCCGGACAGGAATTGTCGGCGGTGCGGGTCATGACGTCCACCGGTCGCCGGCTCGCCACGCTCGACGTGGCCGCAATGGCGCAGGGGCTGGGCGCGCCCGTCCGGATGGTGCCGCGCCGGGTCCTGCTGCAACGCCTGGTGGAGGATCTCCCGGCCGAGCGCATCAGGTACGACGCGCAGGTGGTGGGCGTCAGCGGTACCGACAGCGCGGCCCGGATCGACTTCGCCGACGGCAGTTGCATCGACGGCGACCTGCTGATCGGCGCGGACGGTCTGCACTCCATGGTGCGAGAGCACGTGGGCGCTCCACCGGCCGAGTCCACGGGCTGGTGCAGCTGGCAGGGATTGGTCAGCCTGCCGCGCCCGGTCGAGGACCCGCGGGCGGCGCTGATGATCGTGGGCCGGCAGGGCAACCTCGGACTCTGGCCGGCGGGCGGATCCGAGTTGCAGTGGTGGTTCGACCTGCCCTGGTCGCCGGATTTCGTCCGGCCGCCATGCCCGATCGACCTGATCCGGGCACGGTTTGAGGGCTGGTCCGATCCCGTCGACCAGATGCTGGCCGTTTTGACCGATGCCGACCTCGCTGGTTCGCCCTACCCGCACTTTCGTCACCCGATACCCGGAGCGGGCCGTGGTGCACTCACTCTGGTCGGCGACGCCGCACACACGATGCCGCCCACGATGGCGCAGGGCACCAACCAGGCGCTGCTGGACACCATGGTGCTGTGCAGGACACTGGCGAGGCTGCGCACAACGTCGGGAGTGGAGCTGTCGCGCGCGCTGCGCCGCTACGAGCAGGCCCGTCGCCGCAAGGTGGCAGCGGTGTCGCGGATGACCGCGCTGCAGTTGTCCCACAGTGAGATGGTGCTGCGGCCCGCGGCCTGGATCCCGGACCGACTGCACACCTGGGGGCTGACCCTGTTTCTGCGCTCGGTCAGTCATCGCCGGATGGCGAGCGAGATCAACCGTAGCCTCGGACTGGCCGGCGCGGGCCAACCCGCCGGCCGGACAACCGACCGCCGCCACTGA
- a CDS encoding class I SAM-dependent methyltransferase, which translates to MENTGTRFSGDTWDLASSVGTTATMVAAARAMATDEAQPIISDPFAAPLVRAVGIDFFTKLIDGTLEPAVAAEAETAAGPMTAVMAVRTRFFDDFFLQAAAAGIRQAVILAAGLDSRAYRLGWAQGSTVYEIDQPEVIEFKTRTLADLGAQPTARRRTVAVDLRDDWPAALRDSGFDQTQPTAWSAEGLLIYLPPEAQDRLFDNITALSAPGSRLATEYHPDGAAALGDANQSLGQRFASQGLDLDIANLVYAGERHPVGAYLNERGWQVGERTREAVFAGYGRSFPDGDIVARMRNSVAIEAVRT; encoded by the coding sequence ATGGAGAACACCGGCACACGATTCTCCGGCGACACCTGGGACCTGGCCTCCAGTGTGGGCACCACCGCCACCATGGTGGCCGCGGCGCGCGCGATGGCCACCGACGAAGCCCAGCCGATCATCTCCGATCCCTTCGCGGCACCGCTGGTACGGGCGGTCGGCATCGACTTCTTCACCAAGCTGATCGACGGCACGCTGGAGCCGGCGGTGGCCGCCGAGGCCGAGACCGCCGCCGGGCCGATGACCGCGGTCATGGCGGTCCGCACCCGGTTCTTCGACGACTTCTTCCTGCAGGCAGCGGCGGCGGGCATCCGGCAGGCCGTCATCCTGGCCGCCGGCCTGGACTCGCGGGCCTACCGGCTGGGCTGGGCCCAGGGCAGCACGGTTTACGAGATCGACCAGCCGGAGGTGATCGAGTTCAAGACTCGAACGCTGGCCGATCTGGGGGCCCAGCCGACCGCTCGTCGCCGCACCGTGGCCGTCGATCTCCGCGATGACTGGCCGGCGGCCCTGCGCGACAGCGGTTTTGACCAGACACAGCCCACCGCATGGAGCGCGGAAGGCCTCCTCATCTATCTTCCGCCGGAGGCGCAGGACCGACTGTTCGACAACATCACCGCACTGAGTGCCCCAGGCAGCCGGCTGGCTACCGAATACCACCCCGACGGTGCCGCCGCTCTCGGCGACGCAAACCAGTCGTTGGGTCAGCGTTTCGCCTCCCAGGGCCTTGATCTCGACATCGCCAACCTGGTGTACGCCGGCGAACGCCACCCCGTCGGGGCGTACCTGAATGAGCGGGGCTGGCAGGTCGGCGAACGCACCCGGGAAGCGGTCTTCGCCGGCTACGGCCGCAGCTTCCCCGACGGCGACATCGTGGCACGCATGCGCAATTCGGTGGCGATCGAGGCGGTTCGCACCTAG
- a CDS encoding class I SAM-dependent methyltransferase produces the protein MARTDNDSWDLASSVGITATGVAVGRAIASRAERPLINDPFAEPLVRAVGLDLFSRLASGELAPEDLGDEGPMNMARMADNMAVRTRFFDDFFTESTAAGIHQVVILASGLDSRAYRLNWPAGTVVYEVDQPEVIAFKTRVLAQQGAEPTADRRTVAVDLRQDWPAALRAAGFHAAQPTAWSAEGLLAYLPPDAQDRLLDTVTALSAPGSRMATESTPGLDTDSQAQARLRMQESAERMRRHGVDIDMAELLYFGDRNEAGRYLAGHNWRVDSHDVVELFAEYGVPPLADDADSVFGRLAYISAVRG, from the coding sequence ATGGCACGTACTGACAACGACAGCTGGGACCTGGCCTCTAGCGTGGGCATCACTGCCACCGGCGTCGCCGTGGGCCGTGCGATCGCCAGCCGGGCCGAGCGCCCCCTGATCAACGACCCGTTCGCCGAGCCGTTGGTGCGCGCGGTCGGCCTGGACCTGTTCAGCAGGTTGGCCAGCGGCGAACTCGCGCCCGAAGACCTCGGCGACGAGGGACCGATGAACATGGCCCGGATGGCCGACAACATGGCGGTGCGCACCCGGTTCTTCGACGATTTCTTCACCGAATCCACCGCCGCCGGGATTCACCAGGTGGTCATCCTGGCCTCGGGACTGGACTCGCGGGCCTACCGGCTCAACTGGCCGGCCGGCACCGTCGTCTATGAGGTGGACCAGCCCGAGGTGATCGCATTCAAGACGAGAGTGCTGGCGCAGCAGGGGGCGGAGCCGACCGCAGACCGGCGAACCGTGGCTGTCGACCTGCGTCAGGATTGGCCGGCAGCGCTGCGGGCAGCGGGCTTCCACGCGGCACAGCCGACCGCCTGGAGCGCCGAGGGACTGCTCGCCTACCTGCCCCCGGATGCGCAGGACCGCCTCCTGGACACCGTCACCGCATTGAGCGCACCAGGTAGCCGTATGGCCACCGAGAGCACCCCTGGCCTGGACACCGACAGCCAAGCGCAGGCGCGCCTGCGCATGCAGGAGTCCGCCGAGCGGATGCGACGGCACGGGGTCGACATCGACATGGCCGAACTGCTCTATTTCGGGGATCGCAATGAAGCCGGCAGGTATCTGGCCGGACACAACTGGCGGGTGGACAGCCACGACGTCGTCGAACTTTTCGCCGAGTACGGCGTGCCGCCACTTGCGGACGACGCCGACTCCGTGTTCGGCAGACTGGCCTACATCAGCGCGGTCCGGGGGTGA
- a CDS encoding ABC transporter ATP-binding protein, whose product MTIELRDVVREYHIGGQRVRALDRINLQLNGGRFVSVVGPSGAGKSTLLHLLGALDSPDSGSVIFDGTEIGRLSDEQASAFRRHRVGFVFQFFNLLPTLSAWENVAVPKLLDGSRLDRVRDDAINLLGRVGLGNRIEHRPAELSGGQLQRVAIARALMMDPSLILADEPTGNLDSATGASILRLLAEVAHEGGRSRLVVMVTHDRDAAQATDRVISLQDGRVGSDHGDRLRNDERAAVRR is encoded by the coding sequence CTGACCATCGAACTGCGCGACGTCGTGCGCGAGTATCACATCGGTGGCCAACGCGTGCGTGCTCTCGATCGAATCAACCTGCAGCTCAACGGCGGACGGTTCGTATCTGTCGTCGGGCCGTCCGGAGCGGGCAAGAGCACACTGCTGCACCTGCTGGGCGCACTGGACTCCCCCGACAGCGGTTCGGTGATCTTCGACGGCACCGAGATCGGACGTCTCTCAGACGAGCAGGCGTCGGCGTTTCGCCGTCACCGGGTGGGGTTCGTCTTTCAGTTCTTCAACCTGCTTCCGACACTGTCGGCGTGGGAGAACGTGGCGGTCCCCAAACTCCTCGACGGCAGCCGGCTGGACCGGGTCAGAGATGACGCGATAAATCTGTTGGGGCGGGTCGGTCTCGGCAACCGGATCGAGCATCGACCCGCAGAACTCTCGGGTGGGCAATTGCAACGCGTCGCGATAGCACGCGCGCTGATGATGGATCCGTCGTTGATCCTCGCCGATGAACCCACCGGCAACCTGGATTCGGCAACGGGCGCTTCGATATTGCGGCTACTGGCCGAGGTGGCGCACGAAGGCGGCCGATCCCGGTTGGTGGTGATGGTGACTCACGATCGCGATGCCGCGCAGGCTACCGACCGGGTGATCAGCTTGCAGGACGGCCGAGTCGGTTCTGACCACGGCGATCGACTGCGCAACGATGAACGGGCTGCGGTCCGGCGATGA
- the map gene encoding type I methionyl aminopeptidase: MVGWAKRRKAVPHRSPGELDAMAAAGAVVAAALAAVREAAAVGVSTLQLDEIAEAVIRDAGATPSFLGYHGFPASICSSVNDRVVHGIPTATDVLVAGDLVSIDCGAILDGWHGDAAVTFGIETLSAADENLSAATRQAMEAGIAAMVVGNRLSDVSHAIEMGARAASAQFKRSFGIVAGYGGHGIGRQMHMDPFLPNEGSPGRGPLLVAGSVLAIEPMLTLGTDQTVILEDEWTVVTADGSRAAHWEHSVAVTEDGPRILTISPEVPAAS, translated from the coding sequence GTGGTCGGGTGGGCGAAGCGGCGCAAAGCGGTGCCGCATCGCAGCCCCGGTGAGCTCGACGCGATGGCCGCGGCCGGCGCCGTCGTCGCCGCCGCCCTCGCCGCAGTGCGCGAAGCGGCGGCCGTGGGCGTCTCGACCCTGCAACTGGACGAGATCGCCGAAGCGGTGATCCGGGACGCCGGCGCGACGCCGTCATTTCTGGGCTACCACGGATTCCCGGCGTCGATCTGCAGCTCGGTCAACGACCGGGTGGTGCACGGAATCCCGACGGCGACCGACGTTCTGGTGGCGGGCGATCTGGTGTCGATTGACTGCGGCGCGATCCTGGACGGCTGGCACGGCGACGCCGCGGTCACCTTCGGGATCGAGACGCTCAGTGCCGCCGACGAAAACCTGTCCGCGGCCACCCGGCAGGCGATGGAGGCCGGAATCGCGGCGATGGTGGTGGGCAACCGACTCAGCGACGTCTCGCACGCCATCGAGATGGGCGCCCGGGCCGCGTCGGCTCAGTTCAAGCGCTCCTTCGGCATCGTCGCCGGTTACGGCGGACACGGCATCGGCCGGCAGATGCACATGGACCCCTTCCTGCCCAACGAGGGATCGCCGGGCCGCGGACCGCTGCTGGTGGCCGGCTCGGTGCTGGCTATCGAGCCGATGCTGACCCTGGGAACCGACCAGACCGTCATCCTGGAGGATGAGTGGACGGTCGTGACCGCCGACGGCTCACGCGCCGCGCACTGGGAGCACAGCGTTGCGGTGACCGAGGACGGTCCTCGAATACTGACGATCTCCCCCGAGGTGCCCGCCGCGAGCTGA
- a CDS encoding ABC transporter permease, giving the protein MTGALAATASRLRLLSLRELLVHRRRTLAAITVMAVSSMYLVAVLGIFGSITGSVTRLSDGIAGIASLEVSGVTDAGFPASVAVDVVAVPGVATAAPLIRTAMSTPTGTMLLFGADASSVELAGALADALAHPPGGSAKTPGGVQVGPSVGHARGDGFRLGTTWVTVSQVLTGKHLADLNGGNYILAPLALAQNITGRTGQLDSILITTKPGTDLAAVRTAVAAAVDGRAVVAEPRMRATRAGDGVRLMNYMALMGAAVALVVGAFLVYTTMTMAITQRRPVISTLRAIGGRRATIVADLIGEAAVLGVLGGALGAALGIFLGHLAIRRLPPAITQGLEARVEYWLPGYALPVAVAATVLASVTAAAMAARQVYKVSPIEALAPVGASAADAVPRRLRIVSGIAAVVVIAVSLAIVVAHRGTTSLAAMMAVFCAEITLGFALTAALVTAAAAAARVFGTAGAVGAATIERAPRRVWATLMTVLIAVVTTVVITGTNNDMIASARTIFAPVAEVDIWVSANAPDSFATDALPQGLQEQVAGVPGVAQVSPGAHGFAVIGGTRVMLDGFSPGSADPLFRALDDPTRRDVLAGRGVVLSQNLGATLDVRVGDKLHLQTPRGPRQAEVLALVPYFSTVIGTVGIGLDQLRSWFDRPAVTTLQVSAADGVDHTRLMADIRHVVPEPNYVYDGRAALAGLEAPLRQSMVIANAVLLIVVFVAAVALFTTLTLSVLERRREIGVLRAIGANRRFTMQMVLAEAAGIGVVGGLLGLVIGLTDQWLYSLVSAEIMNFTVTFHPTPVAPAYALGAVAISLLGSVPPARRAARLNIIDAVASE; this is encoded by the coding sequence ATGACGGGGGCGTTAGCCGCCACCGCGAGCCGCCTGCGGCTATTAAGTCTGCGCGAACTTCTAGTCCACCGGCGGCGCACTCTCGCCGCGATCACCGTCATGGCGGTGTCCTCGATGTACCTCGTTGCGGTGTTGGGCATCTTCGGGTCGATCACCGGATCGGTGACCCGGCTCTCCGATGGAATAGCCGGGATCGCCAGTCTCGAGGTGTCCGGCGTCACCGACGCCGGATTCCCGGCCTCGGTGGCAGTCGACGTGGTGGCCGTCCCCGGCGTCGCGACCGCCGCACCGCTGATTCGGACCGCGATGTCCACGCCTACCGGAACCATGCTGTTGTTCGGCGCAGATGCGAGCAGCGTCGAGCTGGCCGGGGCCTTGGCAGACGCCCTCGCCCATCCTCCGGGCGGATCGGCAAAGACACCGGGCGGCGTGCAGGTCGGGCCGAGTGTCGGTCATGCCAGGGGCGACGGGTTCCGGCTGGGCACGACCTGGGTCACGGTGTCGCAGGTACTCACCGGAAAGCATCTGGCGGACCTCAACGGCGGCAACTACATCCTGGCGCCACTTGCCTTGGCGCAGAACATCACCGGGCGGACAGGTCAGCTCGATTCGATCCTGATCACCACCAAGCCGGGGACAGACCTCGCCGCGGTGCGTACCGCGGTGGCCGCGGCGGTCGACGGGCGCGCGGTTGTCGCCGAGCCACGGATGCGCGCGACTCGGGCCGGCGACGGCGTCCGCCTGATGAACTACATGGCATTGATGGGCGCCGCAGTTGCCTTGGTGGTCGGGGCATTCCTGGTCTACACCACGATGACCATGGCGATCACCCAACGCCGCCCGGTCATCTCGACACTGCGCGCTATCGGCGGCCGCAGGGCCACCATAGTCGCTGACCTGATCGGTGAGGCCGCGGTCCTCGGTGTGCTCGGTGGCGCGCTCGGAGCGGCCTTGGGAATATTTCTGGGCCACCTGGCAATTCGCCGACTGCCGCCGGCCATCACCCAAGGGCTCGAAGCGCGGGTCGAATACTGGCTGCCCGGCTACGCCCTGCCTGTCGCGGTCGCCGCCACGGTGCTGGCCAGCGTCACCGCGGCGGCCATGGCGGCGCGGCAGGTTTACAAGGTGTCGCCGATCGAGGCATTGGCTCCGGTCGGCGCCTCTGCGGCCGACGCCGTACCGCGCCGACTGCGGATAGTCAGTGGGATCGCTGCGGTGGTAGTGATCGCGGTGTCGCTGGCGATCGTCGTCGCCCATCGCGGCACCACGTCACTGGCGGCGATGATGGCGGTGTTCTGCGCCGAGATCACGCTCGGATTCGCGCTCACCGCTGCTCTGGTAACCGCCGCGGCCGCAGCTGCCCGGGTTTTCGGCACAGCCGGCGCGGTCGGGGCGGCCACCATCGAACGCGCGCCGCGGCGGGTCTGGGCGACCCTGATGACCGTGCTGATCGCCGTGGTCACCACGGTGGTGATCACCGGGACCAACAACGACATGATCGCCTCGGCGCGCACCATCTTCGCCCCCGTCGCCGAGGTAGACATCTGGGTCAGCGCGAATGCCCCCGACAGCTTTGCCACCGACGCGTTGCCACAGGGCCTGCAGGAGCAGGTCGCCGGGGTGCCTGGCGTGGCGCAGGTCAGCCCGGGCGCCCACGGTTTCGCGGTGATCGGCGGCACTCGGGTGATGCTCGACGGGTTCTCCCCCGGATCGGCCGACCCGCTGTTCCGGGCACTCGACGACCCAACACGCCGCGACGTGCTCGCCGGGCGGGGCGTGGTGCTGTCGCAGAACCTGGGTGCGACGCTGGACGTGCGGGTCGGCGACAAACTGCACCTCCAGACGCCACGCGGCCCACGCCAGGCTGAGGTGCTCGCATTGGTGCCCTACTTCTCCACGGTCATCGGGACAGTCGGGATCGGGCTGGACCAACTCCGTTCCTGGTTTGATCGCCCGGCCGTGACGACGCTGCAGGTGAGCGCCGCAGACGGGGTCGATCACACGCGGCTGATGGCCGACATTCGCCACGTGGTCCCCGAACCGAACTACGTCTACGACGGTCGTGCCGCACTGGCCGGTCTCGAAGCTCCGCTGCGTCAGAGCATGGTGATCGCCAACGCGGTGTTGCTCATCGTGGTGTTCGTGGCCGCGGTGGCGTTGTTCACCACGCTGACGCTGTCGGTGCTTGAGCGGCGCCGCGAGATCGGAGTGCTGCGGGCGATCGGCGCGAACCGCCGCTTCACCATGCAGATGGTGCTGGCCGAAGCAGCGGGCATCGGCGTGGTCGGCGGCCTATTGGGGCTGGTGATCGGACTCACCGATCAGTGGCTCTACAGCCTGGTCAGTGCCGAGATCATGAATTTCACCGTCACGTTCCATCCGACCCCGGTGGCTCCGGCCTATGCCCTCGGCGCGGTGGCGATCAGCCTGCTCGGTTCGGTGCCGCCCGCGCGGCGAGCGGCCCGCCTGAACATCATCGACGCGGTCGCCTCGGAATAG
- a CDS encoding class I SAM-dependent methyltransferase: MARRNPLFPYVYRFGMPFFDRLFYRRYRRTAMSAATGRLLMIGLGPGADLMFLPAAVTTVAAVEPEPAMRRMATALARRRGIAVDIVDAVGESIPFPDNSFDSVHVGLVLCSVDDVAATLGEIRRVLAPGGRLVVLEHVRGEGAMGRFQDLIAQPWAWLSSGCRPNRRTLDAIAAAGFDTAGLSSIRRSPVPPPCTPQLQGFATVLPQPPLGGGSESGNGERSEFPS; encoded by the coding sequence ATGGCGCGGCGTAACCCGTTGTTCCCGTATGTGTATCGGTTCGGAATGCCGTTCTTCGATCGATTGTTCTATCGCCGCTACCGCCGAACTGCGATGAGCGCAGCCACCGGCCGGCTGTTGATGATCGGATTGGGGCCCGGCGCCGACCTGATGTTTCTTCCCGCTGCGGTGACGACGGTCGCCGCCGTCGAGCCGGAGCCGGCGATGCGCCGGATGGCGACGGCCCTGGCGCGCCGCCGCGGTATCGCGGTGGACATCGTCGACGCGGTCGGTGAGTCGATTCCTTTTCCGGACAACAGCTTCGACTCAGTGCATGTGGGCCTCGTGCTGTGTTCGGTCGATGATGTCGCTGCCACCCTGGGTGAGATCCGCCGGGTGCTGGCCCCCGGCGGCCGGCTGGTGGTGCTCGAGCACGTCCGCGGCGAGGGCGCAATGGGCCGTTTTCAGGACCTGATCGCGCAACCGTGGGCGTGGCTGTCGTCGGGCTGCCGGCCCAACCGTCGCACGCTGGATGCCATCGCCGCAGCGGGATTCGACACCGCTGGCCTGTCCAGCATCCGGCGCAGCCCGGTGCCGCCGCCGTGTACGCCACAACTTCAGGGGTTCGCCACCGTGCTGCCGCAGCCGCCGCTCGGGGGTGGAAGTGAATCAGGTAACGGCGAGAGATCGGAGTTCCCATCATGA